One Campylobacter sputorum genomic window, CTTATAGATATAAGTAAATTTAAAGCATTATTTTAGTAAAATGATAGCTTTTGCAACTAAGCTGTAGGAAGAAGTGTTTTTAAAATCACCACTATTTTAAAAACAGTTGGTTTGATACTTTCTTAGAAATTTCATTAAACCTAAGTGCAGTTTGCGTAACAAAGTGGAATAATTTTTTAGGAGACTAAAATGAAAGTTCGTCCTTCTGTAAAGAAGATGTGTGACAAATGCAAGATCATTAAACGCAAAGGCGTGATTCGTGTAATTTGTGAAAATCCAAAACATAAGCAAAGACAAGGATAAAAGATGGCTCGTATTGCAGGTGTAGATTTACCAAAGAAAAAAAGGGTTGAATATGGGCTTACCTATATTTATGGTATAGGTCTTTTTTCATCAAGAAAAATTCTTGATGCAGTTGGAATTTCTTATGACAAAAGAGTTGCTGATTTGAGCGAAGATGAAGCTGCTGCTATAAGAAAAGAAATTCAAGAACACTATATGGTTGAAGGTGATCTTAGAAAAAGCGTAGCAATGGATATAAAAGCTTTGATGGATTTAGGTAACTATAGAGGTTTAAGACATAGAAAAGGTCTTCCTGTTCGTGGTCAAAAAACTAAGACAAACGCTAGAACTAGAAAAGGTAAGCGTAAAACTGTCGGTGCAGCGGCTAAATAAGGATTGAAATATGGCAAAACAAAAAGTAACTAAGAAAAAAGTTGCAAAGAAAAACATTGCTAAAGGTATAGTTTATATTTCTGCAACTTTTAATAATACAATGGTAACAGTAACTGATGAAATGGGAAATGCTATTGCATGGAGTAGTGCTGGCGGTTTAGGCTTTAAAGGTAGTAAAAAATCAACTCCTTATGCTGCACAACAAGCAGTTGAAGATGCCATGAGTAAGGCAAAAGAACACGGTATCAAAGAAGTTGGAATTAAAGTTCAAGGACCTGGTAGCGGAAGAGAAACAGCAGTTAAGAGCGTTGG contains:
- the rpsK gene encoding 30S ribosomal protein S11, which translates into the protein MAKQKVTKKKVAKKNIAKGIVYISATFNNTMVTVTDEMGNAIAWSSAGGLGFKGSKKSTPYAAQQAVEDAMSKAKEHGIKEVGIKVQGPGSGRETAVKSVGAIEGIKVTFLKDITPLAHNGCRPPKRRRV
- the rpmJ gene encoding 50S ribosomal protein L36; this translates as MKVRPSVKKMCDKCKIIKRKGVIRVICENPKHKQRQG
- the rpsM gene encoding 30S ribosomal protein S13 produces the protein MARIAGVDLPKKKRVEYGLTYIYGIGLFSSRKILDAVGISYDKRVADLSEDEAAAIRKEIQEHYMVEGDLRKSVAMDIKALMDLGNYRGLRHRKGLPVRGQKTKTNARTRKGKRKTVGAAAK